One Trichoderma atroviride chromosome 7, complete sequence DNA segment encodes these proteins:
- a CDS encoding uncharacterized protein (EggNog:ENOG41~TransMembrane:14 (i71-97o109-126i138-156o168-189i196-220o226-244i264-283o295-312i333-352o364-388i400-417o429-447i459-483o541-560i)): MIDGSPKESVEPQPNASSHAGIIPSPQGGAHCDNNETKEASTSVYVAGEVDVDNDGTAGQPKKRKPLKFHLAFLAINIACFIFALDSTSLSVAIPSIAEQLHGTTLQSFWAGIAFLLATVITQPLYTSMSDIYGRKPLFQIAFFLFTVGSIVFGLAPNMPAIISGRLIQGLGGGGMDVLSEIIVADMVALKDRPVYLGLMAIPIAVGSILGPSLAAVLVQYASWRWIGWINLPFVGVAYPLIIFCLKLKPIDSPLLQKTKQLDWIGMAIFTSACTLFVLPLTWGGTLYSWQSWKTLLPFVVGILGLIVFAWYESKPSRPIIPHRIFYPRTASVTLATAVLHGMLLFSLLQYLPFFYQAVAGETLIHSALSLLPTSIISVFAAGSSAALVGPLKGYRWPMWISWITLTVGSGLLSLYSESSSTAMKYGLPIVWGLGIGALLRIAQLPMQASVANIDDTGVAIGLLMFARLLGGLTGLAISSTIFSNAFGPSISRIIPELPTNLQVLGNANTAIEFIPKLRTIDIPSDVLLLIRKAYLDAFKAIFYTMTGISGLGFLISLGLEELSLDKEERGQQQFDDE; the protein is encoded by the exons GCGCATTGCGACAACAATGAGACAAAAGAGGCTTCCACTAGTGTATATGTTGCTGGTGAAGTAGACGTGGATAACGATGGTACTGCTGGAcagccaaagaagaggaagccgcTCAAGTTCCACCTCGCTTTTTTGGCCATCAATATCGCTTGCTTTATTTTCGCTCTTGACTCTACTAGTCTCTCGGTAGCAATTCCC TCGATTGCTGAGCAGCTCCATGGCACGACGCTGCAGTCCTTTTGGGCTGGCAttgcctttcttcttgcGACCGTCATCACGCAACCGCTGTATACAAGCATGTCTGACATATACGGCCGCAAGCCTCTCTTCCAAAtcgcctttttcttgttcacCGTTGGCTCGATTGTGTTTGGGCTCGCACCCAACATGCCTGCTATAATCAGCGGACGATTGATACAGGgcttgggaggaggaggcatGGATGTTCTCAGCGAGATTATCGTCGCTGACATGGTTGCGCTTAAAGACCGACCTGTTTATCTGGGGCTCATGGCCATCCCCATTGCAGTTGGGAGCATTCTTGGTCCATCGCTAGCTGCAGTCCTCGTCCAATATGCCAGTTGGAGATGGATTGGCTGGATAAACCTTCCGTTTGTTGGCGTCGCATACCCGCTTATTATCTTTTGCTTAAAGTTGAAACCAATTGACAGTCCGCTACTGCAAAAGACGAAGCAATTAGACTGGATAGGGATGGCCATCTTCACATCAGCGTGTACACTATTTGTGCTGCCACTCACATGGGGAGGAACACTTTACTCGTGGCAGTCTTGGAAGACTTTGCTCCCCTTTGTGGTGGGCATTCTTGGTCTCATAGTGTTTGCTTGGTATGAATCCAAGCCTTCGCGTCCCATCATTCCGCATCGCATCTTTTATCCACGCACTGCTTCAGTGACGCTGGCTACAGCAGTCTTACACGGGATGCTGctgttttctcttctgcaGTATCTCCCATTCTTCTACCAGGCTGTGGCGGGCGAGACTCTCATTCATTCCGCCCTGTCATTGCTTCCCACCAGTATTATTTCTGTTTTCGCTGCCGGCTCATCTGCGGCCTTGGTTGGCCCTCTGAAGGGTTATAGATGGCCCATGTGGATATCTTGGATCACCTTGACCGTCGGATCAGGATTGTTATCTCTATACAGCGAATCTTCATCTACGGCTATGAAATACGGTCTCCCTATCGTGTGGGGGTTAGGAATTGGTGCTCTCCTTCGAATAGCTCAGCTACCGATGCAAGCCAGCGTGGCCAATATTGACGACACGGGTGTCGCTATTGGCCTGCTGATGTTTGCTCGTTTGCTCGGCGGCCTCACGGGCCTAGCTATCAGCTCAACAATCTTTAGCAACGCTTTTGGGCCTTCCATCTCTAGAATTATCCCAGAACTGCCGACCAATCTCCAAGTGCTTGGGAATGCCAACACGGCCATCGAATTTATCCCGAAATTAAGGACAATTGACATACCATCAGATGTATTGCTATTAATTCGAAAGGCATACTTGGATGCCTTTAAAGCAATCTTCTATACCATGACCGGTATTAGCGGCTTAGGCTTTTTAATTTCTCTGGGCCTCGAAGAATTATCACTCGACAAGGAGGAgcgtggccagcagcaatttGATGACGAGTAA
- a CDS encoding uncharacterized protein (EggNog:ENOG41), producing MNPAPPKPVSSVLDAIGNTPVVRLNHVVPKDAAEVYVKLEFFGPTGSYKDRMALSMVEEAERRGDLKPGMTVVEATGGSTGSSLAFVCAAKGYQFLVVSSNAFSMEKLRTMTTFGAELDIVHSPTGKVTPDLIPRMRDRAEELSKGENYYYTNQFHNVDALVGYGKIGKELVEQMGDGIDGFCGAVGTAGMFTGVASALRSKYPSAKTVVLEPAESPTITKGETGSHGVEGIGSGIIPPHLDKSLYDEARAVPEAEARAMCRRLAKEEGLLVGTSSGLNIFAAIQLAKELGPGKKVVTVAVDTGLKYLSGTLFTDE from the coding sequence ATGAATCCAGCTCCCCCTAAACCCGTCAGCAGCGTCCTAGACGCTATTGGAAACACCCCAGTGGTGCGCCTTAACCATGTTGTGCCAAAGGATGCCGCAGAGGTCTATGTCAAATTGGAATTCTTCGGCCCAACAGGAAGCTACAAAGACCGCATGGCTCTATCGATGGTCGAAGAGGCAGAACGACGCGGAGATTTAAAACCCGGCATGACGGTTGTTGAAGCCACCGGCGGCAGCACAGGATCGTCGTTGGCTTTTGTCTGCGCCGCCAAGGGATACCAGTTTCTGGTTGTATCTTCAAACGCCTTTTCAATGGAAAAGCTACGCACAATGACTACGTTTGGAGCTGAGCTTGATATCGTGCATAGCCCTACCGGAAAAGTCACACCTGACCTGATCCCGAGGATGAGGGATCGTGCAGAGGAACTCAGCAAAGGGGAAAACTACTACTACACCAACCAGTTCCACAATGTCGACGCTTTGGTTGGCTATGGAAAGATTGGAAAAGAGCTAGTTGAACAAATGGGCGATGGTATCGACGGCTTTTGCGGCGCTGTCGGCACTGCAGGCATGTTCACTGGAGTGGCCAGCGCCTTGAGGTCGAAATATCCTTCTGCGAAAACAGTAGTGCTGGAACCTGCAGAATCGCCGACGATCACCAAGGGCGAAACGGGAAGCCATGGCGTTGAGGGCATTGGCTCTGGCATCATTCCGCCGCATCTTGACAAATCGTTGTACGACGAGGCTCGAGCCGTTCCCGAAGCAGAAGCCCGGGCTATGTGTCGCCGTCTTGCGAAGGAAGAAGGATTGCTGGTTGGAACTTCATCTGGCTTGAATATCTTTGCTGCCATACAGTTAGCGAAGGAGCTAGGACCTGGGAAGAAGGTGGTCACAGTTGCAGTTGATACTGGCCTCAAGTATCTCAGTGGCACACTCTTTACGGACGAGTGA
- a CDS encoding uncharacterized protein (EggNog:ENOG41~TransMembrane:12 (i59-80o100-119i131-149o155-176i188-207o219-239i259-285o297-317i324-342o348-372i384-404o424-444i)), with protein MAVTTSTTTAVELSPLPPLANSSGHNRFHNEVANDSQNPSSEDILEASRLADSAVPDGGYGWVVLGGCAVIAWWFVGTGYSWGVMQGALVEKGLSTPATLSYVGSLATAIIAFLAIVNARIIRAIGAQKTGMLGILILGISEILSGFTINSLPGLFITSGVTLGVGLSLCFMAASATPAQYFSKKRGLANGIVFAAGGLGGAIISLSMDALIRRLGTAWAYRILGLVTLLTGLPAAWLVRERSPVKNAGFIEWRLFRDLEFVIIFATGAVATFPLLVPAFFIPLYARSIGLSSSTGAGLLAGFNLSSAAGRILCGFLCDKIGSLNALSISLLINAITMLALWPASTTLAPLIAFVVLNGAANGGFFSTIPTVVGNVFGSQRVSVAMAMVVTGWGGGYLMGSPIAGYLLDAYGGSESGFQAYRPAITYAGCMGLGAAGLATFVRFRKNRTILAKV; from the exons ATGGCAGTCACAACCTCAACTACCACTGCAGTCGAACTCTCTCCGCTTCCTCCGCTCGCCAACAGCTCCGGCCACAATCGGTTTCACAATGAGGTAGCGAATGATTCGCAAAACCCATCATCCGAGGATATTCTGGAGGCATCCCGCCTGGCAGACTCTGCAGTTCCGGATGGAGGTTATGGCTGGGTTGTTCTTGGTGGCTGTGCCGTCATTGCGTGGTGG TTTGTCGGGACAGGATACAGCTGGGGAGTGATGCAAGGAGCTCTTGTAGAAAAGGGACTCTCAACGCCAGCAACTTTGTCATACGTCGGCTCATTGGCTACTGCCATCATCGCTTTCCTAGCAATTGTCAATGCGCGCATCATCAGGGCCATCGGAGCGCAAAAGACCGGCATGCTAGGCATATTGATCCTCGGCATATCCGAGATTCTAAGTGGTTTCACGATAAACAGCCTTCCAGGACTATTCATCACCTCGGGCGTCACTCTCGGAGTCGGGCTGAGCTTGTGTTTCATGGCTGCGTCTGCAACACCAGCACAGTATTTTAGCAAGAAACGAGGTCTCGCAAACGGCATCGTTTTTGCAGCAGGGGGGTTGGGCGGAGCCATCATCAGCTTGTCCATGGATGCACTGATTCGACGACTTGGAACTGCATGGGCGTATCGGATTCTGGGACTCGTGACGCTGCTTACTGGTCTACCGGCAGCATGGCTGGTGAGGGAGCGCTCTCCAGTCAAGAATGCAGGATTCATCGAATG GCGTCTCTTTCGAGATCTCGAGTTTGTAATCATCTTTGCTACTGGCGCCGTTGCCacctttcctcttcttgttcCTGCCTTCTTCATACCGCTTTACGCACGATCAATCGGTTTGTCTTCGTCCACTGGAGCAGGCCTCTTGGCAGGCTTCAACCTCTCGTCGGCTGCAGGCAGAATCCTCTGCGGCTTCCTTTGCGATAAAATAGGATCACTCAATGCTTTGTCCATTTCCTTATTGATCAACGCCATCACAATGCTGGCCTTGTGGCCTGCCTCTACTACACTCGCTCCGTTGATTGCGTTTGTCGTTCTCAACGGTGCCGCAAATGGtggcttcttctctactATTCCTACAGTAGTAGGCAATGTGTTTGGATCTCAAAGAGTATctgtggccatggccatggttGTTACTGGTTGGGGTGGTGGCTACCTAATG GGTTCCCCAATTGCTGGCTACCTTTTAGATGCCTACGGTGGGTCAGAAAGTGGATTTCAAGCATATCGACCTGCCATCACATATGCGGGATGCATGGgacttggagctgctgggcttGCGACGTTTGTAAGATTTCGAAAGAATCGCACAATTTTGGCAAAGGTTTAG
- a CDS encoding uncharacterized protein (CAZy:GH3), with product MPSAEQRKQIGQLFAVGFHGREINKEITTLIRDYGVGAIVLFKRNVLDATQLQALCLGLQKIASDAGHSQPLFIGIDQENGLVTRISPPIAAQQPGPMTLGATGSLDYAYEVAKATGGMLQYFGINMNYAPVGDINSEPLNPVIGVRSPSDQAETVSKFAAACARGLRELNVAPCIKHFPGHGDTAVDSHYGLPVIDKSRADMEKLELIPFRDAVADNIEMVMTAHISLPQLSKDGLPATLSSETIGILRNEWKYEGVIMTDCLEMDGIRAEFGSVKGALMAFQAGVDNVMICHTFDVQSAAIDHVCDAVTAGTLSQERIDASLERLRKLKEKYTSWPRALGTEPPETLSALNKSGEKLASQVYADAVTLVRAEEGLLPLKPTTKIAFVSPGPDVPIGGAVDSGTLPTRVPWIADTFEERIRKRASQTTDIRFTSSTLTDEQWKQVDEADVVILATRNARESKYQKELGLEVAKRRASLPLVSVATCAPYDFLDDVQIRTYIAVYEPTVEAFSAAVDLLFGDAQPRGKLPVAH from the exons ATGCCGTCAGCAGAACAGCGCAAACAAATCGGCCAG CTATTTGCTGTTGGTTTCCATGGCCGTGAAATCAACAAAGAAATCACAACACTCATTCGCGACTATGGCGTTGGCGCAATCGTGCTCTTCAAGCGCAACGTGCTCGACGCCACTCAGCTCCAGGCGCTCTGCCTAGGCCTCCAGAAGATTGCAAGCGATGCAGGCCACAGCCAACCCCTCTTCATCGGAATAGATCAGGAAAACGGCCTGGTCACTCGGATATCACCGCCCATcgccgcccagcagccaggccCCATGACTCTCGGGGCTACCGGCTCTCTTGACTATGCGTACGAGGTCGCCAAGGCCACCGGAGGGATGCTGCAGTATTTCGGCATTAACATGAACTACGCTCCAGTTGGCGACATCAACTCGGAACCATTAAATCCTGTTATTGGCGTTCGGAGTCCCAGTGACCAGGCAGAAACTGTGTCCAAGTTTGCGGCAGCATGTGCAAGGGGCTTGAGAGAGCTCAACGTCGCTCCGTGCATCAAGCATTTTCCCGGCCATGGAGATACAGCTGTTGACTCTCACTACGGTCTGCCAGTCATTGACAAATCAAGAGCTGATATGGAAAAGTTGGAACTGATTCCGTTCCGTGATGCTGTTGCCGACAACATCGAGATGGTCATGACGGCTCACATCTCTTTACCACAGCTATCAAAGGACGGCCTGCCCGCCACACTATCCTCAGAAACCATCGGCATCTTGCGAAACGAGTGGAAGTACGAGGGTGTCATTATGACGGATTGCCTGGAAATGGACGGCATTCGCGCGGAATTTGGCAGCGTCAAAGGAGCACTCATGGCATTTCAGGCCGGCGTCGACAATGTCATGATTTGCCATACTTTTGACGTGCAGAGTGCGGCCATCGATCACGTCTGCGACGCCGTCACAGCCGGCACACTATCCCAGGAGAGAATAGACGCATCTCTGGAACGTCTCCGAAAATTAAAGGAAAAATATACGAGCTGGCCTCGCGCCCTCGGCACAGAACCGCCAGAGACTTTATCCGCACTGAACAAGAGCGGAGAGAAGCTCGCCAGTCAAGTCTACGCAGATGCAGTCACTCTGGTacgagcagaagaaggcctCTTGCCTCTTAAGCCGACTACAAAGATTGCGTTTGTCTCTCCTGGGCCTGATGTACCCATCGGAGGCGCCGTTGATAGCGGAACTCTACCAACGCGCGTTCCTTGGATCGCAGACACCTTTGAGGAGCGCATCCGGAAGCGAGCATCTCAAACAACCGATATCCGATTCACGAGCTCTACCCTCACGGATGAGCAATGGAAGCAGGTGGACGAGGCTGATGTTGTGATTCTCGCAACCCGCAACGCGCGCGAGTCCAAGTACCAGAAAGAGCTTGGCCTCGAGGTCGCCAAACGACGAGCATCATTGCCGCTCGTCTCAGTTGCCACATGTGCTCCGTATGATTTCCTGGATGACGTGCAGATTCGCACGTACATTGCCGTGTATGAGCCTACTGTGGAGGCATTCAGCGCAGCGGTGGATCTTTTATTTGGAGATGCACAGCCAAGGGGCAAGTTGCCAGTGGCGCACTAA
- a CDS encoding uncharacterized protein (EggNog:ENOG41~MEROPS:MER0000931) — MATHLIVQIPWFQLNVGIPSQDLTFQVISIRQTVKMHAPLASLTFASLAAAALPDGVIELPLQRIKNQSAYGAEFLVGTPPQKAIILADTGSPTYAFETPKNSVCQRGLCSEYGTYDNTSSSTTKWLNDGYNDLLIDHGFGSYINDTLTFGGVTVTDMMFGAVELNAASFPIDTQQTAIFGLGAFCDTKACDTYPTFLNQLQQKGVISRRAFSVYLGPNDADATGSLLIGGIDLAKRQGPVYKVKVEDPSIPAANSQPNFVSLSSLQLQLANGTKVTSTYDNGTYALWDTGNPHWYVQQDLFDALTNYWGIPNPDLTNDPVVDCKFREPSADSIAVNIAPGVSLDVPLSSIPVDMGDGTCTVAVYPYGEALGDPFLRNVYFTFDYEDLTIEFSLVKYTDETNIVKIE, encoded by the exons ATGGCCACCCACCTCATAGTGCAGATCCCTTGGTTTCAGCTCAACGTTGGAATACCGAGCCAAGATTTAACCTTTCAAGTCATTTCAATACGGCAGACTGTCAAAATGCATGCTCCTCTTGCGTCCCTAACATTTGCGTCTCTCGCTGCGGCAGCTCTGCCCGATGGTGTAATTGAGCTTCCCCTCCAGCGTATCAAGAACCAGAGCGCCTATGGAGCCGAGTTCTTGGTTGGCACTCCCCCTCAAAAGGCAATTATCCTTGCCGATACAGGCAGTCCAACTTATGCCTTTGAAACACCCA AAAATTCTGTATGCCAGCGAGGACTTTGCTCGGAATACGGCACTTACGACAACACTTCTTCGTCCACAACCAAGTGGCTAAACGACGGCTACAATGACTTGCTCATCGACCACGGCTTTGGCAGTTACATCAACGACACCCTCACTTTTGGCGGCGTGACCGTCACCGACATGATGTTTGGAGCAGTCGAGTTGAACGCGGCCTCCTTTCCCATCGACACCCAGCAAAccgccatctttggcctcGGGGCTTTCTGCGACACAAAGGCCTGCGACACTTACCCGACGTTCCTGAACCAGCTTCAACAAAAGGGCGTCATCTCTCGCCGTGCCTTTAGCGTCTATCTAGGACCAAACGACGCTGATGCCACAGGCTCGCTGCTCATCGGAGGAATCGATCTTGCCAAGCGCCAGGGCCCCGTCTACAAAGTAAAGGTGGAAGATCCATCAATCCCCGCGGCAAACTCGCAGCCAAACTTTGTCAgcctctccagcctccaacTGCAGCTCGCAAACGGCACAAAGGTGACATCCACCTACGACAACGGCACATACGCTCTCTGGGACACCGGCAATCCTCACTGGTACGTCCAGCAGGACTTGTTCGACGCCCTCACCAACTACTGGGGCATCCCCAACCCGGACCTCACCAACGATCCCGTTGTGGACTGCAAGTTCCGCGAGCCGTCTGCTGATTCCATTGCCGTGAACATTGCGCCGGGAGTCAGCCTCGACGTGCCACTGAGCTCCATCCCCGTCGACATGGGAGACGGCACTTGCACAGTGGCAGTGTATCCCTATGGTGAGGCTCTGGGCGACCCGTTTCTGCGCAACGTCTACTTCACCTTTGACTACGAGGACTTGACGATTGAGTTTTCGCTTGTCAAGTATACTGACGAGACGAACATTGTCAAGATTGAGTAG
- a CDS encoding uncharacterized protein (SECRETED:SignalP(1-19)~CAZy:GH20) yields the protein MRCRALFVAVLALSSPASALWPAPKQASTGNGTLFIDQTVQVTYNGEQISYTAGYVPPSGPHFDSKQIVQGGLSRTFGAIFQQGFVPWMLRARGVDFEPALGGRRIATLQIVQTQHDSASTFRPLNGAVNESYALDVDAAGHATLVAPSSTGILRGLETFSQLFFQHSAGTAWYTQLAPVSIRDEPKYPHRGILLDVSRHWFAVSDIKHTIDALAMNKMNVLHLHATDTQSWPLEIPALPLLAAKGAYHKSLSYSPSDLAGIQEYGVHRGVQVIVEIDMPGHVGIDQAYPGLSNAYGVNPWQWYCAQPPCGSLKLNDSNVEKFIDTLFEDLLPRLSPYSAYFHTGGDEYKANNSLLDPALKTSDQSVLQPLLQKFLDHVHGKVRELGLVPMVWEEMILDWNATLGKDVVAQTWLGGGAIQKLAQLGYKVIDSSNDFYYLDCGRGEFLDFDNGAPFQNNYPFLDWCDPTKNWKLLYSHEPTDGVSSDLHKNVIGGELAVWTETIDTTSLDTIIWPRAGAAAEVWWSGRVDEATGTNRSQLDARPRLSEQRERMLARGVRGAPITQLWCSQVDVHDCEGGELLMMTCSIVE from the exons ATGCGTTGCAGGGCCCTTTTCGTCGCCGTGCTGGCCCTCAGCAGCCCGGCCAGCGCCCTGTGGCCGGCGCCGAAGCAGGCGTCGACGGGCAACGGCACGCTCTTCATTGACCAGACGGTCCAGGTAACCTACAACGGCGAACAG ATCTCGTACACGGCCGGCTACGTGCCGCCCAGCGGACCGCACTTTGACAGCAAGCAAATCGTCCAGGGCGGCCTCTCGCGCACGTTTGGCGCAATCTTCCAGCAGGGCTTCGTGCCGTGGATGCTGCGGGCGCGCGGCGTCGACTTTGAGCCGGCGCTGGGCGGGAGGCGCATCGCGACGCTGCAGATTGTGCAGACGCAGCACGACTCGGCATCGACCTTTAGGCCGCTCAACGGCGCCGTCAACGAGTCGTACGCGCTGGACGTCGATGCCGCGGGCCATGCCACGCTGGtggcgccgtcgtcgacggGCATCCTGCGCGGCCTGGAGACGTTctcgcagctcttcttccagcacAGCGCCGGCACGGCCTGGTACACGCAGCTTGCGCCGGTGTCGATTCGCGACGAGCCCAAGTATCCTCACCGGGGCATCCTGCTGGACGTGAGCCGCCACTGGTTCGCCGTCTCGGACATCAAGCACACCATCGACGCGCTGGCCATGAACAAGATGAACGTGCTGCACCTGCACGCCACCGACACGCAGTCCTGGCCGCTGGAGATTCCCgccctgccgctgctggccgcCAAGGGCGCCTATCACAAGAGCCTGAGCTACTCGCCCAGCGATCTCGCCGGCATCCAGGAGTACGGCGTGCACCGCGGCGTCCAGGTCATCGTCGAGATCGACATGCCGGGCCACGTCGGCATCGACCAGGCGTATCCCGGGCTCAGCAATGCCTACGGCGTCAACCCGTGGCAGTGGTACTGCGCCCAGCCGCCCTGCGGATCGCTCAAGCTCAACGACTCCAACGTCGAAAAGTTCATCGACACGCTGTTCGAGGACCTGCTGCCGCGCCTCTCGCCCTACTCGGCCTACTTCCACACCGGCGGCGACGAGTACAAGGCCAACAACTCGCTGCTGGACCCGGCCCTCAAGACTAGCGACCAGAGCgtgctgcagccgctgctgcaAAAGTTCCTGGACCACGTGCACGGCAAGGTGCGCGAGCTGGGCCTCGTGCCCATGGTGTGGGAGGAGATGATTCTGGACTGGAACGCCACGCTGGGCAAGGACGTGGTTGCGCAGACGTGGCTGGGCGGAGGCGCGATCCAGAAGCTGGCCCAGCTGGGGTATAAAGTCATTGACAGCAGCAATGATTTCTAC TATCTCGACTGCGGCCGCGGCGAGTTCCTCGACTTCGACAACGGCGCGCCCTTCCAGAACAACTACCCCTTCCTCGACTGGTGCGACCCGACCAAGAACTGGAAGCTGCTCTACTCCCACGAGCCCACCGACGGCGTGTCCTCGGACCTGCACAAGAACGTCATtggcggcgagctggccGTCTGGACCGAGACCATCGACACCACCAGCCTCGACACCATCATCTGGCCCCGGGCCGGCGCCGCAGCCGAGGTCTGGTGGTCGGGCCGGGTGGACGAGGCAACGGGCACGAACCGGTCGCAGCTCGACGCAAGGCCGAGATTATCGGAGCAGCGGGAGAGGATGTTGGCGAGGGGGGTGAGGGGAGCGCCGATTACGCAGTTGTGGTGTAGTCAGGTTGATGTTCATGATTGTGAGGGGGGGGAACTATTGATGATGACTTGTAGTATAGTAGAATAA